Proteins from a genomic interval of Zingiber officinale cultivar Zhangliang chromosome 1B, Zo_v1.1, whole genome shotgun sequence:
- the LOC121987046 gene encoding WD repeat-containing protein 53-like — translation MATPPVKPRRLKGHNGTVTCCIASRFRPGVIASSGEDSCICWFDLRCKDALFTIDLGMESISCLCFKTGNEDILYASLGTKVMCFDIKMASSWKPLETYSFNKDEINQISFSMKSDFLAAGDDSGEVKIIDTVHQSLYKTLRSVHTSICSSVQFIPWKPWTAITGGLDMKLAIWDFSKGRPYNVIDYGMTEPDSSISTGNAGQCFNPAFVHSIAIPEVDITCGPNKVCAVARGDGVIDVIDLEASLATLKSKSSSLAKSAQRSKRGEAQSSNTHADYQNKSTQLDFSSGGHTASVSCVSFSLFGERGKFLLSGGNDASVKLWDWSKCFSPEQSSCNNYLSLSINLKKKINWLCTTPTDSENLLVCDTTKVVKIYTVA, via the exons ATGGCGACGCCGCCGGTGAAGCCGAGGCGATTGAAGGGCCACAACGGCACAGTCACCTGTTGTATTGCATCTCGTTTCCGTCCAGGTGTCATCGCTTCATCCGGCGAG GATAGTTGCATTTGCTGGTTTGATTTGCGTTGTAAAGATGCTCTCTTTACTATTGATCTTGGGATGGAATCCATCTCTTGTTTATGTTTCAAAACAG GAAATGAAGATATTCTCTATGCTTCTTTGGGAACAAAAGTCATGTGCTTTGACATCAAGATG GCATCTTCCTGGAAGCCACTTGAAACCTACAGCTTTAACAAAGATGAGATAAATCAG ATTTCTTTCAGCATGAAGTCAGATTTTCTTGCTGCTGGAGATGATAGTGGTGAGGTTAAG ATCATTGACACTGTGCATCAAAGCCTCTACAAAACATTAAGATCAGTTCATACTAGT ATTTGCAGTAGCGTGCAATTTATTCCCTGGAAACCTTGGACAG CTATAACTGGTGGTCTTGACATGAAGCTTGCTATATGGGATTTCTCTAAAGGGCGGCCATACAATGTGATTGATTATG GAATGACTGAACCCGATAGTAGTATTTCCACTGGGAATGCGGGGCAATGTTTCAATCCTGCTTTTGTTCATTCAATAGCAATACCAGAAGTAGATATCACGTGTGGTCCAAATAAGGTATGTGCTGTTGCAAGAGGTGATGGTGTTATTGATGTGATTGATTTGGAAGCCAGTCTAGCAACTTTGAAGTCGAAAAGCTCTTCTTTAGCTAAGAGTGCTCAGAGATCAAAAAGAGGTGAAGCACAATCGTCAAATACTCATGCAGATTATCAAAACAAGAGCACACAGCTGGATTTCAGTTCAGGAGGCCACACCGCCAGTGTATCTTGCGT GTCATTTTCCTTGTTTGGGGAGCGTGGAAAGTTTCTGCTTTCAGGTGGAAATGATGCATCAGTGAAATTGTGGGATTGGTCTAAATGTTTCTCTCCTGAACAATCTAGCTGCAACAATTATTTGAGTTTGAGTATTAACTTGAAGAAAAAG ATCAATTGGCTATGTACTACGCCTACCGACTCAGAAAACCTTCTTGTTTGTGATACGACCAAAGTAGTGAAGATTTATACTGTTGCATAG
- the LOC121987056 gene encoding peroxidase P7-like, producing the protein MASASGRFGISFLILFMTLLVSSGRGQLSSSFYSETCPILPVTVSLVTRTALFLDPSLGASMLRLFFHDCFVNGCDGSVLLDDDGNFVGEKNAGPNANSLRGFEVVDTIKAAVEIECPQTVSCADILALAARESVALLGGPSWALGLGRRDSTTASLSGANSDLPSPASSIPQLVSAFAAKGLSARDMTALSGAHTVGQARCVNFRDHVNGDANIDASFAEQRRRSCPASGGDGNLAPLDEQTAGTFDNAYFQNLLEFRGLLHSDQVLYSNGTQESSLVQLYASDPSAFEADFAAAMVKMSNLSPLTGNSGEIRMNCRSVN; encoded by the exons ATGGCGTCGGCCTCAGGTCGGTTCGGCATTTCCTTCTTGATCTTGTTCATGACGTTGCTGGTTTCTTCCGGGAGAGGCCAGCTTTCCTCGTCCTTCTACAGCGAGACATGTCCGATTCTGCCGGTGACTGTGAGCTTAGTAACGAGGACGGCTCTGTTTCTGGATCCGAGTTTGGGAGCCTCCATGCTCCGACTCTTCTTCCATGACTGCTTCGTTAAT GGTTGTGATGGGTCGGTTCTGCTGGATGACGATGGGAATTTCGTAGGGGAGAAGAACGCAGGGCCGAACGCCAACTCGCTGCGCGGCTTCGAGGTCGTCGAcacgatcaaggcggcggtggagaTCGAGTGCCCCCAAACCGTCTCCTGCGCCGACATCCTCGCGCTGGCGGCGCGCGAGTCCGTCGCTCTG CTCGGCGGGCCATCGTGGGCCTTGGGATTAGGCCGGCGCGACTCCACCACCGCGAGCCTCAGCGGCGCCAACAGCGACCTCCCCTCGCCGGCCTCCAGCATCCCGCAGCTCGTCTCCGCCTTCGCCGCCAAGGGCCTCAGCGCCCGCGACATGACCGCGCTCTCCGGCGCGCACACCGTCGGCCAGGCCCGCTGCGTCAACTTCCGCGACCACGTCAACGGCGACGCCAATATCGACGCCTCCTTCGCTGAGCAGAGGCGGCGGAGCTGCCCTGCCTCCGGCGGCGATGGCAACCTCGCGCCGCTCGACGAGCAGACCGCCGGCACCTTCGACAACGCCTACTTCCAGAACCTCCTCGAGTTCCGGGGGCTCCTCCACTCCGACCAGGTGCTTTACAGCAACGGCACGCAGGAGTCTTCGCTCGTGCAGCTGTACGCCTCCGACCCGTCGGCCTTCGAGGCCGACTTCGCCGCCGCCATGGTCAAGATGAGCAACCTCAGCCCGCTCACGGGAAACAGCGGAGAGATCCGAATGAACTGCAGATCGGTCAATTGA